A single genomic interval of Antechinus flavipes isolate AdamAnt ecotype Samford, QLD, Australia chromosome 1, AdamAnt_v2, whole genome shotgun sequence harbors:
- the ARMC5 gene encoding armadillo repeat-containing protein 5 gives MAAAKPTPTDSLSFCLAQLTAAAVEGPGGGKDSTTNEAPLSRALLALRTRHVKAAGDIERFRARGGLRPLLALLRRTAAVAAGPAPPPAGPGPAPPPATSTGAAGPAPPSGTAPPASTSAPARLRRTLDLALSILANCCTEGACRTEVRRLGGILPLVSILQCVRTDSIQNRTARALGNLAMEAESCGDIHRAGAVPLLVEILTASQDSQCLQSVVRALRNLADSPQHRLALAQQGAVRPLAELLATTSDPALTSALARALLELSRGCSRACAEQLSLGGGLGPLVSLATHPKKTVRDAAILTLANLCAQGLVRPALGNAGGVEVLLSELRRRRGSSGAGPVSQQALVRAVCLLCREAINRARLRDAGGLELLMSLLRDPRAEAFHPRVVAALVGFLYDTGALGRLQALGLVPLLAGQLSGEVGEEEEEGHEAASCDFPEERTPGPTEAGSFRSLRSWLISEGYAVAPGDISPDWSPEHCPLPEIPAVPVRPLQQRCLQDSPSFSPVSHPPPTSPPNTALSVETPSTSQLETPNHSGDIPNPSPPPLRTSGRTEELWGREGPALLLLSRFSQAPDPSGALVTGPALQGLLGYVTGAPGPPNPRALRILARLTCNPACLEAFVRSYGAALIRAWLVLGVAPDDWRASKPPRARAGDRKHRELGEMLLQNLTVQAESPFGVGALTHLLLSGTPEDRVACALTLPFICRKPALWRRLLLDQGGLRLLLTALSRPAPHPLFLFFAADSLSCLRCLISPSVDSAQPPVDSSPTSPCLYGQLLSPTPSLVPDLHFLLDSGLRLPAIRASAADASPFFRALLSGGFAEAHLSLVPLRGLSPGAAWPILHHLHGCRGCGAALQPIPPPGQPLLGSEAEAALEAAGRFLLPILEEELEEAVESVHLGPCGPPEAVGEVFRLGGTRLAARCAHWTLGPGRSPQARATALAGLVEAAGEEGGPLTEALLGAVMGMRGRL, from the exons ATGGCGGCGGCGAAACCGACCCCCACCGACTCGCTCTCGTTCTGCCTCGCGCAGCTCACAGCAGCGGCCGTGGAGGGGCCGGGTGGGGGAAAGGACTCTACAACCAACGAAGCCCCCCTGAGCCGCGCGCTCCTAGCCCTCCGCACGCGCCACGTCAAGGCGGCGGGGGATATTGAGCGTTTCCGGGCGCGCGGTGGGCTCCGCCCCCTGCTCGCGCTGCTGCGGCGCACGGCAGCAGTGGCGGCGGGACCCGCCCCGCCCCCAGCAggccccggccccgccccccCACCGGCCACGTCGACGGGCGCAGCCGGTCCCGCCCCTCCCTCGGGTACCGCCCCCCCCGCTTCTACGTCAGCGCCAGCGCGCTTACGCAGAACGCTCGATTTGGCCCTCAGCATCCTCGCCAACTGCTGCACGGAGGGGGCGTGCCGGACTGAAGTGCGCAGACTCGGCGGTATTCTCCCACTTG TGAGCATCTTACAATGTGTGAGGACTGACAGCATACAGAATCGGACAGCTAGAGCTTTAGGGAACCTGGCTATGGAGGCTGAAAGCTGTGGAGACATCCACAGAGCTG GTGCTGTACCTCTACTAGTTGAGATCCTCACTGCCTCTCAGGACTCCCAGTGTCTTCAAAGTGTCGTCCGTGCCCTTCGCAACTTGGCTGATTCACCTCAGCATCGCCTGGCCCTGGCCCAACAAGGGGCAGTTAGGCCCCTAGCAGAGCTACTGGCTACAACCTCTGATCCTGCCCTGACTTCAGCCCTTGCTAGGGCCCTGTTGGAACTAAGTCGAGGCTGCTCTAGGGCCTGTGCTGAACAACTGAGCCTGGGTGGTGGACTGGGACCCCTAGTAAGCCTGGCCACTCATCCCAAAAAGACAGTACGTGATGCAGCCATCCTGACTCTAGCCAATCTGTGTGCCCAGGGCCTGGTGCGTCCTGCTTTGGGCAATGCTGGTGGTGTGGAAGTATTACTCAGTGAACTCCGGAGAAGAAGAGGATCCAGTGGGGCTGGCCCAGTGTCCCAGCAAGCCCTGGTACGGGCAGTGTGCCTTTTGTGCCGTGAGGCTATTAATAGAGCACGATTAAGGGATGCTGGGGGTCTGGAGCTACTCATGTCCCTTCTGAGAGACCCAAGGGCAGAGGCCTTTCACCCACGTGTAGTAGCAGCACTTGTTGGCTTCCTGTATGACACTGGGGCCCTAGGAAGACTGCAAGCATTAGGGCTTGTGCCATTGCTggcagggcagctaagtggtgaggttggagaagaggaggaagagggccATGAGGCTGCCTCCTGTGACTTCCCTGAGGAGCGGACCCCAGGACCAACAGAGGCTGGGAGCTTCAGGAGCCTCAG GTCATGGCTGATATCAGAAGGCTATGCTGTGGCACCTGGAGATATTTCGCCTGATTGGTCCCCTGAACACTGCCCCCTACCAGAGATTCCTGCTGTCCCAGTCAGGCCCCTTCAACAAAGATGCCTACAAGACAGCCCTTCCTTCTCCCCGGTGTCCCATCCCCCACCAACCTCTCCTCCAAACACTGCCCTAAGCGTGGAAACCCCAAGCACCTCACAACTAGAGACTCCCAACCACTCAGGTGACATCCCAAACCCTTCACCACCCCCACTAAGGACATCCGGTCGGACTGAAGAATTATGGGGACGAGAAGGGCCAGCACTTTTACTCTTGTCACGCTTTTCACAGGCCCCTGATCCCAGTGGGGCACTAGTGACTGGCCCAGCACTACAAGGCCTGCTGGGCTATGTGACTGGAGCCCCTGGTCCCCCAAATCCTCGGGCCCTGCGAATTCTGGCCCGCCTCACCTGCAACCCTGCTTGCCTAGAAGCTTTTGTCCGAAGCTATGGTGCTGCACTCATCCGGGCCTGGCTAGTGTTGGGTGTTGCCCCAGATGATTGGCGGGCCTCAAAGCCACCCCGGGCTCGAGCAGGCGATCGAAAACACAGAGAACTAG gTGAAATGCTGCTTCAGAACCTGACAGTCCAGGCTGAGTCTCCTTTTGGGGTAGGAGCACTCACTCACTTGCTTCTCTCTGGGACACCGGAAGATCGAGTTGCCTGTGCATTGACTCTGCCCTTTATCTGCAG GAAACCGGCTCTCTGGAGACGTCTACTTCTGGACCAAGGTGGACTCCGCCTCCTTCTGACAGCACTTTCTCGTCCAGCCCCTCAcccacttttcctcttttttgctgCTGATTCCCTCTCCTGCCTTCGATGCCTAATCTCCCCATCAGTGGACTCTGCCCAACCTCCTGTGGATTCTTCTCCAACCTCCCCTTGCCTCTATGGGCAACTTCTGAGCCCTACCCCATCCCTAGTCCCTGACCTCCACTTCCTGCTGGACTCTGGCCTCCGACTACCTGCTATCCGGGCCTCTGCAGCCGATGCTTCCCCCTTCTTCCGAGCCTTGCTATCGGGAGGCTTTGCTGAGGCTCATTTGAGCCTTGTGCCACTGAGGGGCTTGTCCCCAGGAGCCGCTTGGCCTATTCTGCACCATCTCCATGGCTGCCGGGGCTGTGGGGCTGCCCTACAGCCCATCCCACCTCCAGGACAACCCCTCTTGGGCTCCGAGGCAGAAGCTGCCCTAGAGGCAGCTGGTCGGTTTCTGCTGCCCATTCTAGAGGAAGAACTGGAAGAGGCTGTGGAAAGTGTGCACCTAGGACCTTGTGGTCCCCCTGAAGCAGTAGGCGAGGTATTCCGCCTTGGTGGAACCCGTCTAGCTGCAAGATGTGCCCACTGGACCCTGGGACCTGGCCGGAGCCCACAAGCTCGGGCAACAGCCCTAGCTGGACTGGTAGAGGCAGCAGGCGAGGAGGGCGGGCCCCTGACTGAGGCCCTTTTGGGAGCTGTGATGGGGATGAGAGGGAGGCTGTGA